The Vicinamibacteria bacterium genomic interval CCTTCATTAACGCGTGGGCAAGCTGCATGGTCAGGCTCGGAGGCACATTGTCGTCGAGCTCGCCGTGAACGAGCAGGAGTTTTCCTACGAGGCGGTCGGCCAGACTCGTGTTCGCTTGATTCGTGTAGTTCACTTCACTGACGAGACCGTGATACCGCTCACCCCATGCCGTGATGTAGCTCGCTTGGTCATGGTTGCCGGCGGAGGAGACCGCCACCTTGTAGAATTCGGGGTACTGCAGGATAGCCCGTGCCGATGCATATCCCCCGCCCGAATGGCCGTAGATGCCCACCCGATCGATGTCGAGGAAAGAGTAGCGCCCGGCCAGCTGCTTCAACCCCTGGACGTGATCTTCGAGACCTCCCGCATCACCGATGTTCCGGTAGGAAACGTCATGAAAAGCCTTCGAACGCAAGGGCGTTCCCAGTCCATCCAACGTCACCACCACGAACCCGAGCTCGGCGAAGCTGGCGGCTTCGCCGAAGGGATCCGAGTAGGCCGCCGCGAAAGAGACCGGAGCTCGTGAGATCTGGGGTCCTGGATAGATGCTGTCCAGCACGGGATAACTCTTCGACGAATCGAACTTCGTAGGTCGATACAGGACTCCATAGAGATCCGTCTCTCCATCTCGCGCTTTCACGGTGAAGCGCTCGGGAGTTCGCCAGCCGGCTTCGAGCAGTTTCTCCACATTCGCTTCCGCCAACGTGAGGAGAGTCTCTCCTTCGGTGTCCCGTAAGAGCGTCACGGGGGGTTCGTCGGGCGTGGAGAACGTATCTAAGAAGAAAGAGCCGGACGGCGTCATCTTCACCGTGTGATCGGCATCCTCGGGTGTGAGGAGGTCCATGGTTCCATCGTCGAGATGGGCGCGATACAAGTGGCGGAAGTAAGGATCGCGATTCGGATCGACGCCACCTGCCGTGAAGTACACTCGGCGCGAACCTTCGTCGACGTGGACGATGTCACGAACGACCCATGGACCGGTCGTCACGCGGTTCTTCAGATGCCCACTCTCTCCATCGTAGAGATAGAGGTGAGCCCAGCCGTCTCTCTGCGAGAACCAGATGATTTCCCCGCTGCTCTCGAGGACACGGACATTCGGACGTCCACCCACCAGAAGATGGGGCTCGACGTAGGTCTCGCTCTCCTCCTCCACCAGTTTCCTGGTCGAACCATCTTGCGCGTCGATTTTCCAGAGTCGCAGTACTTTGAACCCTCGTTCGTTCTCGAGGAGGTAGAGATTGCGCCCCTTCTCATCCCACCAAATCGACTGCATGGCCAGAGCGCTCATGAACTCGGCTCCCCGAGGCGGGCGATCGACTCGGATCTTCCAGTTCTTCTCGAGATCGAAGATCACGTACTCGACGAGCGGAAGATCCCAGTCTCCCGGAAGGGGAAACCGATAGGCATGCACGGCAGGACGGCGCCCGGGCTTCTTCGGCACCGATTGGATCAGGTGAAGCTCCTCCACTTGACGTTGATCTACGCGAACGGTGACGATCTTCTTCGAATCGGGCGACCAGATCACAGTTGCCCCGGGCAAGCGTCCTTGCACCATCTCGG includes:
- a CDS encoding DPP IV N-terminal domain-containing protein; translated protein: MRFRTFALGTTLLVSGLVYGQGTLEDYERAEHFLPENLAKLVFNLEVTPHWIGDSERFWFVDEGPRGHEFALVDPAEKKRRPAFDHVKLAESLAKVSGNEVDPNRLPFKSVRFERDSRIVFSWKEDWWTFDLESSECTKTTEPTSPAPQEVMSPDEKRVAFVRDYDLFLRDVSSGTEFRLTNDGERDHAWAVEPDTRLTAVTEMVQGRLPGATVIWSPDSKKIVTVRVDQRQVEELHLIQSVPKKPGRRPAVHAYRFPLPGDWDLPLVEYVIFDLEKNWKIRVDRPPRGAEFMSALAMQSIWWDEKGRNLYLLENERGFKVLRLWKIDAQDGSTRKLVEEESETYVEPHLLVGGRPNVRVLESSGEIIWFSQRDGWAHLYLYDGESGHLKNRVTTGPWVVRDIVHVDEGSRRVYFTAGGVDPNRDPYFRHLYRAHLDDGTMDLLTPEDADHTVKMTPSGSFFLDTFSTPDEPPVTLLRDTEGETLLTLAEANVEKLLEAGWRTPERFTVKARDGETDLYGVLYRPTKFDSSKSYPVLDSIYPGPQISRAPVSFAAAYSDPFGEAASFAELGFVVVTLDGLGTPLRSKAFHDVSYRNIGDAGGLEDHVQGLKQLAGRYSFLDIDRVGIYGHSGGGYASARAILQYPEFYKVAVSSAGNHDQASYITAWGERYHGLVSEVNYTNQANTSLADRLVGKLLLVHGELDDNVPPSLTMQLAHALMK